The Anguilla rostrata isolate EN2019 unplaced genomic scaffold, ASM1855537v3 scaf0162, whole genome shotgun sequence genome has a segment encoding these proteins:
- the LOC135246306 gene encoding major histocompatibility complex class I-related gene protein-like isoform X5, whose translation MRGLVLSIMFCGLRGAFAVTHSWKAFYTASTGLSEFPQFVAVNIVDDEPVGYFDSRTSSFQYRQKWMEENLGPEYLKQQTDVLKGHIPSFKANVGILMESFNQSGGVHTFQWMFGCEWDDETGATGGFSQYGYDGEDFITYDMENQRCVALAQSGFSIAQKKNNDPARLEHWKYCLTQECVDGLKKYVSYGRSALERTVAPKVSLLQKDSPSPGLTCHVTGFYPRGFMVTWQRNGEDLYEDVELGETVPNGDGTFQTRSHLSVKPEDWKSQEYTCTVQHKSLEQDIVLSVKEENIKRNSDIKSYKTTNTFDTGSEGSDRPAVKA comes from the exons ATGAGGGGCCTCGTTCTTTCCATAATGTTCTGTGGCCTTCGCGGTGCATTTGCGG tGACGCACTCCTGGAAGGCCTTTTACACTGCCAGTACAGGGCTGAGTGAGTTTCCTCAGTTTGTTGCTGTGAACATTGTGGACGATGAGCCAGTCGGGTACTTCGACAGCAGGACCAGCAGCTTTCAATACAGACAGAAGTGGATGGAGGAGAACCTGGGGCCGGAATACCTGAAGCAACAGACCGACGTTCTTAAGGGTCACATCCCAAGTTTCAAAGCCAATGTGGGAATTCTCATGGAGAGCTTCAACCAATCAGGAG gTGTGCACACTTTCCAGTGGATGTTCGGCTGTGAGTGGGATGATGAGACCGGGGCCacaggagggttcagtcagtatGGGTACGACGGGGAAGACTTCATTACTTATGACATGGAAAACCAGCGTTGCGTTGCATTGGCGCAGTCGGGATTTAGcattgcacaaaaaaagaataatgacCCAGCTCGGCTTGAGCACTGGAAGTACTGCCTGACCCAGGAGTGCGTTGACGGGCTGAAGAAGTATGTGAGCTACGGGAGGAGCGCTCTGGAGAGGACAg ttgctCCTAAGGTCTCTCTGCTGCAGAAGGACTCCCCCTCTCCTGGTCTTACCTGTCATGTGACCGGATTCTACCCCCGTGGCTTCATGGTAACCTGGCAGAGAAACGGAGAGGACCTGTATGAGGACGTAGAGCTGGGGGAGACGGTGCCCAACGGGGACGGAACATTCCAGACCAGATCTCACCTGTCAGTGAAGCCTGAGGACTGGAAGAGCCAAGAGTAcacctgtactgtacagcacaagAGCCTGGAACAGGACATCGTTCTGTCTGTCAAAGAGGAGAACATCAAGAGGAACAGCGATatcaaga
- the LOC135246306 gene encoding major histocompatibility complex class I-related gene protein-like isoform X6 translates to MRGLVLSIMFCGLRGAFAVTHSWKAFYTASTGLSEFPQFVAVNIVDDEPVGYFDSRTSSFQYRQKWMEENLGPEYLKQQTDVLKGHIPSFKANVGILMESFNQSGGVHTFQWMFGCEWDDETGATGGFSQYGYDGEDFITYDMENQRCVALAQSGFSIAQKKNNDPARLEHWKYCLTQECVDGLKKYVSYGRSALERTVAPKVSLLQKDSPSPGLTCHVTGFYPRGFMVTWQRNGEDLYEDVELGETVPNGDGTFQTRSHLSVKPEDWKSQEYTCTVQHKSLEQDIVLSVKEENIKRNSDIKSYKTTNTSVTGSESSGQPAVKA, encoded by the exons ATGAGGGGCCTCGTTCTTTCCATAATGTTCTGTGGCCTTCGCGGTGCATTTGCGG tGACGCACTCCTGGAAGGCCTTTTACACTGCCAGTACAGGGCTGAGTGAGTTTCCTCAGTTTGTTGCTGTGAACATTGTGGACGATGAGCCAGTCGGGTACTTCGACAGCAGGACCAGCAGCTTTCAATACAGACAGAAGTGGATGGAGGAGAACCTGGGGCCGGAATACCTGAAGCAACAGACCGACGTTCTTAAGGGTCACATCCCAAGTTTCAAAGCCAATGTGGGAATTCTCATGGAGAGCTTCAACCAATCAGGAG gTGTGCACACTTTCCAGTGGATGTTCGGCTGTGAGTGGGATGATGAGACCGGGGCCacaggagggttcagtcagtatGGGTACGACGGGGAAGACTTCATTACTTATGACATGGAAAACCAGCGTTGCGTTGCATTGGCGCAGTCGGGATTTAGcattgcacaaaaaaagaataatgacCCAGCTCGGCTTGAGCACTGGAAGTACTGCCTGACCCAGGAGTGCGTTGACGGGCTGAAGAAGTATGTGAGCTACGGGAGGAGCGCTCTGGAGAGGACAg ttgctCCTAAGGTCTCTCTGCTGCAGAAGGACTCCCCCTCTCCTGGTCTTACCTGTCATGTGACCGGATTCTACCCCCGTGGCTTCATGGTAACCTGGCAGAGAAACGGAGAGGACCTGTATGAGGACGTAGAGCTGGGGGAGACGGTGCCCAACGGGGACGGAACATTCCAGACCAGATCTCACCTGTCAGTGAAGCCTGAGGACTGGAAGAGCCAAGAGTAcacctgtactgtacagcacaagAGCCTGGAACAGGACATCGTTCTGTCTGTCAAAGAGGAGAACATCAAGAGGAACAGCGATatcaaga